In Nematostella vectensis chromosome 12, jaNemVect1.1, whole genome shotgun sequence, the genomic window aagtCGTGCTGTCTGAATCAGGTTTGAATTGGTCGTGTAGTACGCCACACTTTTTTCGCAGTTGAACAAGAGTGGGCATAAACTGGAGGCCTTCCAAAATTGAAAACACGCAAGCAATGCCTCTAGGAGTTAacatttttaatgaaaaaacaaACTAAAAGGTAACATATCTAACAGGAGCAATAGGTGAGCTTGCTATTACCATTTTAAGTTCACGATCGTTATAGtatgacgcgcgctaccgtggccaccttaaTAGTTTTGTGAAGTGAACCAATAAGAATGCGAGAGAAGTGCTAtgtgatacgacgcgcgctaccgtggccaccttcaTAGTTTTGTGAAGTGAACCAATAAGAATGCGAGAGAAGTGCTATGTGATACGACGCGCgttaccgtggccaccttaaaagttttgtgaagtgaaccaataagaatgcgagagaagtgctatctgatacgacgcccGCTACCATGGCCAAATTGATAGTTTTGTGTAGTAAACCAATAGCAAAACAATGACAGCACGAAAAATCCATCAGAGCACGAAAGAATCCTTCCAGTGATTAAATttttgtcaatcaaaactttaattaTCGCTTCAACGGTGTCGGTATATGTCACACTATTTAGTCATAAAACTAAATATAACAAAATCCTCACATTTTACTTTGCAACGACATTGTGAGtgcaaaaattaaaacagcAAATACTTCGAAGATATgcatagcaaaaaaaatatataagggaaaagacattttttttccttcagAGAATAAGAGCAACTGACAATAACGCCGAACCGTCTTTATTGACGAAGTTTCGATCAAAATTCGCATTTTCATAGTCAGTCTGTATTTAATATTTCAATTTGCGCACTCTGAACTATAAACAAAATTAATTCCCTATATTTTCAATTTGGTTGTATAAAAttcactttgttttttttatttgaattgAATTATTGCTTATACACAGAGCgctgataaatatttttggcattAATTTGCGAAAGAAAATAGAACAAATGCAACTTTGAGACGAATTCAAATTCGTCGATTGGCGCTGATCACTGAACATTTTGCAAActttctaaaaataataatatataataataaactttTCGATTTTGGAATCTAACATAAATATATCATTGTCTTCACAAGTAACGCTAACTAAAACCTTTTTTCAATGTATTTTACTAAACAAACTTCATTGTTTCGAATATAAAACTCTATATTTATCTACAGAAGTCCAAACAATTCAGAACAACAAATTCACAACACCCTGCCCTAACATAATACCAATTGTACATAATTTATAAGATACATTTTCAGCATTTCCTTTTGCGCTTTGAGTCCCACACGCCATCCTCTTTTGGCTTGGGTTGAGCTGTGACCTTTAAAATCCAGTTCAACTCTTTCGCAAGGTGTTTCTTCACCCCTGGTGGCAAGGGCAAGTCATGGACGTTGTTCGGGTGGGATAATGCTTTCCCTATTGCCTCACAGCACAAGTACTGTAACGAGTGCTTTAAAGAAGTGCTTCGAGTCAGTCTCATCTTGGTCCTCGCCGCCGTTGATGAGACCATGGGGTACAGCTCTTTCCCCTTCAGCCCCTCCGCGGCCACACCTAGAGGCTGGTCGTCCCGCAAGAAGGTGAGGCGACCGCTCCAGGTGTCTACATGGATGCCGATGGTAGTACCCCGGTCGAACTTGGTGGTGTAGTCGTGGGTGAGGCCGTCGTGGTGGAAGGTCCCAAAGTAGGATAGTCCCCAACTGTCCTGATCCCGTCCTAGGATACTACAGAAGGAGCTCCGGTAGCGTTCAAGGTCAGTGTCCTTAGTCCCTACGCCGACCATCTAAAGGAGAAATATGCAACAATCAATACACAATGAAAAAACTAACTCTGATTTAACACATCTTCACCTTGTAATGTGAAGGAATTTGAGACCATTTTGTCGATATAAATGAATTTGACGTTTACGTTGTCATAGTCAATCGAGCAATTTCATTTTAGTTATCTGCGTTTTACAGGAATGCTCAACAACGTTTTGATATGTACTGCATTTAGCTGTCATTGTTAACAAGTCCGTCGGTAACCCTGAACTGTATACTGCAATGTAGAGTAGATGGGATATCATGGGACTGTATACGATAAAACTGCATCATTGGTGGTCTTAATATCAAGTGACTGTTAGCTGTATTGTAGAGTAGAAAGGCCGCGATAACACGGGACTGTTAGCTGTACTGTAGAGTAGAAAGGCCGCGATAACACGGGACTGTTAGCTGTACTGTAGACGGTAATACTGTATCATGGTGGTCGTAAGTTGTACTGTCGGTTGTCGTTAGTTGTCCAGTAATTGTTCAAGCTGAAAAAGAAActcacaaacaaataaaggtTATTGAAGCGAACGTAAATATGTGAACAGAAAGACATACAGaaggacggacagacagacaataCAGACACACATAAAGAGAGACGAACATACAAGACATACAGATAGGACAAGACAGATACATATTCAAGACAGACAAACATACATACATGACGGACAGACACAAAGGCTAGACTTGCAGACAGACACACAAACAAGGCATAGAAACATACAGGACATACAAGGCATACAGACAAGGCAGACAAATCAAGATTTATAGACAGACATACATTACAAGGCAAACAAACATACAAGACATACACACAGGCAGTACATACTGACTCTGAGAAGGCAATGCGCTTTATACAGTCTTTATACATGTCTTATTGAGAACATTTTCAATCCAAACCACTGAAGCGGTTACAACTTCTTCTTTCTAAAGCACCAGATAGACACTGTATGAACTAACTATCAGCATTAACAAGCGGGATAGCTCACAGAGAGAGAGACAGACACAGAAAAGAAACAGCTGTATAACACGATATAGACAGACATGAATAAAACCAAAGACATAGATAAACATAAAGCCAAACTAAAAATACAGGCACACTTTACACGGCAGACAAGATAGACATAGAGACAAGACAGAAGGTGAAGGACATCTGACAATGACACACAAACAGACAAGATACACATACAAGAATGTCACgcacacaagacaagacaaacACATACAAGACATACAGAAAGACAAACATACTGTACAAGACAAGACAGACACACATACAAGACAAACACAAAGacacacatactgtacaagacaagacagacacacatacaagacatacacaaagacacacatactgtacaagACAAGACAGACACACATACAAGACAAACACAAAgacacatactgtacaaaacaaGACAGACACACATACAAGACATACACAAAGacacacatactgtacaagacaagacagacacacatacaagacatacacaaagacacacatactgtacaagacaagacagacacacatacaagacatacacaaagacacacatactgtacaagACAAGACAGACACACATACAAGACATACACAAAGACACTGTACAAAACAAGACAGACACACATAAAAGACATACGGAAAGACACACATTCTGTACAAGACAAGACAGACACACATACAAGACATACACAAAGACACACATACCGTACAAGACAGGACAGACACACATACAAGACAAACACAAAGACACCTACTGTACAAGACAAGACAGACACACATACAAGACATACACAAAGACACACATACCGTACAAGACAGGACAGACACACATACAAGACAAACACAAAGacacacatactgtacaagACAAGACAGACACACATACAAGGCAAACACAAAGACACATACTGTACAAGACAAGACAGACACACAtacaagacaaaaacaaagacacatactgtacaaaacaaGACAGACACACATACAAGACATACACAAAGacacacatactgtacaagACAAGACAGACACACATGCAAGACATACACAAAGACACACGTACTGTACAAGACAAGACAGACACACATACAAGACAAACACAAAGacacacatactgtacaagACAAGACAGACACACATACAAGACAAACACAAAGacacacatactgtacaagACAAGACAGACACACATACAAGACATACAGAAAGacacacatactgtacaagACAGACACACATGCAAGACATACAGAAAGAGCACAAACTGTACAAGACAAGACAGACACACATACAAGACATACAGAAAGACACACATAATGTACAAGACAAGACAGACACACATACAAGACATACAGAAAGACACACATACCGTACAAGACAAGACAGACATACATGCAAGACATACAGAAAGacacacatactgtacaagACAGACACACATACAAGACATACAGAAAGacacacatactgtacaagACAGACACACATACAAGACATACAGAAAGacacacatactgtacaagACAAGACAGACACACATACAAGACATACAGAAAGacacacatactgtacaagACAAGACAGACACACATACAAGACAAACACAAAGacacacatactgtacaagACAAGACAGACACACAtacaagacaaaaacaaagacacatactgtacaaaacaaGACAGACACACATACAAGACATACACAAAGacacacatactgtacaagACAAGACAGACACACATGCAAGACATACACAAAGacacacatactgtacaagACAAGACAGACACACATGCAAGACATACACAAAGacacacatactgtacaagACAAGACAGACACACATACAAGACAAACACAAAGacacacatactgtacaagACAAGACAGACACACATACAAGACAATACAAGACAAACAGTTAAGACAAAACAGAAGCAGAAAAAGGACAGAAACCTGACTACAGAAAAGAAACTCAGATAAGATGGATGTGAAGATATAGTACAAGATAGGTACACAAACATACATGCATACAAGACAGACAAGACATAGACACAAGATAGACAGGCAAGACATTCAAGGCAGACAATCATACAAGACATACAGATAAAACAAGACAGATacacacaataaaagacaccAATACAACACAGACAAACATTATGTGCAAACATGACAGAAAGAAACACATACAAGAcatacagacagacaaacataCAGACATGAGATACAGATACACATACAAGACATATACACATACAAGTCAGACAAACATACAAGACATACAGGTAAGAAAAGACAGACACATATACAAGACAAGACAAGACAAGATACACATACAAGACTGTCATGCATACAAGACAGACAGGCAGAAAGACAAGACGAacacacatactgtacaagACAAACAGAAAGGCAGACAGACAGTAAAGATATTCAGACAAgaaaagacaaacaaaaatgcaagAGAAACGGACAAGATATGATAGACATAAGACAGGCAGACACAATGATATGGCAGACACAACAGACACACATATACACGACATACAGACAAGACAGACACACACATACAAGACAAACAGACACACACATACAAGACATACACACAAGATAAGACAAACAGTCACAACAGACACACATACAGGACAGACATAGGCAGTACATCCAGACACACAGAGGAGATGGACAGACACAAAGACAATGTATACAGACACAAAGACACGACACAGACACAAAGACACAGACACAAAGACACGACACAGACAAGATAGACATAAAGACTATACatacagacaaaaagacatGACACAGACAAGATAGACATAAAGACTATACatacagacaaaaagacatGACAGACAAACTGACAAGATAGACAAGGAGAGTTAGGCAAGAGGTACAGACAAGACAGATACATTCCAAACAGACACAGATTCACAGACAAGATTATACTCTACAGACAAACAATACAAACATACAGAAAGACACACAGACAGCCAGATACAAGACAGACACAGATACAAGACATACAGACTAGACAGACACATCTacaagacagacagacaagaaCACACAGATACAAGAGACAGAAACATACACCAACATAACAATACAGCTACAAGAAAGACAGacacacaagacagacagacaagacAGTCATGCCTACTAGACATAGAGAGAGGACACACaaacataacaaacatacagcTACAAGAAAGACAGACATAAAagacagacaaacaagacCGTCAGCATACAAAacgaggtgaggtgaggtgacagacaaacataacaaacatacagtattaGACAGACATACATACAAGACAGATATGTGTACAAGACAGATGGGGACTACATTCAGAGGCACAGACAAGGCAGAAGATAAACAGAGAGGCACAAACAGACACAAAGACAAGACATGCACACAGACAAGACAACAACAAGACATACAAACAAGACACATTGACAATACTTGCATACACAGGACACAACtaaaacacacacatacacacatCTGATAAAGACATCAGACAAGACAGGCATGGGATAAGACAGACAGAGAGATAAGAATGACATCTATGTAAACTTACAcaggacagacagacaaacatagacacaagacagacagagagaaatacagaaaaaacaGACACACAGACATGGCAGACATCTGACAATGACCTATTTATAACTGAAACATACATTTCACAaagacacacaaaaaaagacaatCAAACATGTGACAAAGACAAACAGAAATGCAGAAAAAATCCATTTAATTCCAGCATATACAATTGACAGACATAATGACAATGCGACATACCATATCAGTGCCATAAACAGCACTTGTCATCTTGACCTCCCAGTAATGCACACCACCATCAAAAAGTGGCTCCTCCCCCTTGGTGGCTGCCGTTCCACAGCTGTAATCAGGATGGAACACAACCTCACGCCCCTCATGTTTCAGTGCCGTGGAAGGACCAGAGCTAGAATGCCAGCGCCATTCGCAACCTGCTGATATAGATAAGGATTGTGAGAAACATTACCTGAGATTTTTTTAAGTGCAATTATTTTagattaaaattaaaatgagaTGTCAGATAGAAGAACTCCAGACACATTAAATTTAACTGTTGGGGATTTACATGGTGTTTAAAGTTGTAACTTTGTAGAAAAAACCCCAAACCAATTATTTGTACTAAAGTTAAAAATCATATGCATTATGTTATATGGTTAAGAAGGTAAAGGGTTGATGTGAAGAAGTTAGACGGTTGATGTGAAGATGCCTCTTTGAAGCTTATTAGGAAACCATTCTAGTAAAGCAGAGTAATGGTTAATAGTTCCTGATATATAAAGCAGATTACTAATGAGGCATGGTGATAATAATTTTAGAACAATCTGCAAGATAAATAGTTAATGAATACATTTGACAGTAACCATTAGAGTAAAATGCTTCCACTTACTGACTGAGAACTTAGGGACAGATGTAAAACCACAATGAAGATAAAGAAGAATACACCAATAGGAAATTATGTTGTGGAGATCTGTTTTGCACAGCTCTCAGTCAGAAAGTGAATTGCTGAATTGTATATTCATcaaataatgtaaaaaaaaacatatcagaATTTTAAGTGAccttcctttttctttatttgagTGGAGAAGGAAGCCAACCACTGTTTTCAAAACACCATCCAAAATAAATTATACCCTGTCTGAGAGAATCCAAAACTTGAGTACCTTTGTTCAGAGGCAGTGCAACAGAGGATGTTATGCCTTGCTAGATGACATACGGTTACAGTATTACTTGCAGCACAAGATTCACAACACTACAAATATGTCTACACCTGTTATCCCAAATAAAATAGACATTTCTCATATAGACTATTAAatccatcaacaacaacaaacatgtTTATTACAAATACAGTATGTTATAATGACGATTAAGTACAATTTAGCACAAAACAGCTCAAAGGAAAATCTTTGATCAACTTTTTGTCTAATGCATCTCATATGGCGGTGTCTTCTTTACATTTGCAATTTTACATGTTTTGCAGTGATGCAAGTGAAGTAGAGATTAGTTAAAATAAACCACAGACTAATAATCACAAAGAACAACTCTGATACATTCTTTGCAGTAGAAAAGCACAAGAAGAGAATAGTTAAAATAAACCATAGACTAAAAATCACAAAGCACAACTCTGATACATTATTTGCAGTAGAAAGGCACAAGTAGAGATTAGTCAAAATAACAGACTAACAATCACAAACACAGTTCAAATTTTACAAGCTACATGACACAACTCCTCTGAGACAGTAGTTCTGAATCAATAATCTTTAATATTTTAGTATGCTTTCGTGTAGCTTCTCCAGTTTGCATTGTTACCTCTACCTCAGCGCCTCATCGTCGCCCCACGCATTCTTCCTTTTTTATCAAGACAAGAGTCTTGATTGGTGAAGGAAGGCAACCAGAACCGGCGTCATGAGCTTGACTTTCCTGGAAAATAATTTAACCATGTGTTGGCCGTAGTGTGGGAGGGTGGAATTATGTGTGCACAAGGAGGACCAAAGCATTCACCTGTAATATACTTTTGAAGGGACGTCAATTCCCCAGGATAAAAATTTTTCGTGTTCACTAAAAAGAAGGACAACCACATCCCTTTTTTCGGCTTAAGCACAGTACAGAGTTGCACAAGCACCCATTTCTATCAGCATACTCAAGCAAGCAATGTGGGTACTTTTATTTGAATATTGTTAATATTGGGTCAGACTTCAATCGTGGATGaatattttgacatttttaaaTGTAACCAATGATGAAGTAGGGGTCGACTGGAATTTTTTAACCATAATTTGTGATCTATTATACTTAAAGCCAAGCAATTCCCTCTTTTAAGATTAAATCACTTGGATATCAAAGAAAAATTAGACTGAAATCTCAGCGATCTCGTCACTTTTCAAGCCTAGAAGTTGACGTCCCTTGAAAGACTAGAATCTAGACCTAATGGTGCAGAAGGACCCAATGTTGAGGCACATTCCATGGTTTTTCCCTACTCagtaaactgatttttgaggACACAAAATCAGCCAATTATTGGAccattttttacattttatgttCTCCTGTTACCTTACAATGGCAGTAATTTCTCTTTCATTTGATAAGACCTGAAAGACTTTTAAATTGTGGTTTATTTGAGGCCCCTGGGTACAGTACTGGTAGCGTGCCCGCACGAGAAATACTGCCTCAATACTGTGTTGCCTGCATGCACAAAactcatagctgtcaactcgtCTGTATCAGGCAGGTGTCACAAGGTTTTGGAGCTCATCACAAGCcttatttttgtgagaatattcacacattctctgtattcacccgcaTTGACTATTTTGggttttttcacttttttactgtatttcacctgatttcacaagatttctgtccaagttgggttgacagctatgaaaaCTAAATTGTTAACTTGACTCAGTCTCCCTTTCCTGCTTTGCAATAAATAAGGTTTTTGAACACTGCTGCTACTACAGTATATATTTTAAGTATATAAATATCTTTTTCATGATAGCAGGTAAAAATCAGTGTAAGATCAATAATTGTACAGTTTTATCTGTATATATGCAATAACTGCGGTCACCCATGGCTTGTTTACACAATATACTGTACTAATATtgtaataaatattttcttcatCATAACAGGGGCTTACAAGGGAAAATTCAGATGTGAACAAAGGTGAACAAGCGCATGACAGTGGAACGATAAACTATACAGTACAACAATAATCAACAAGTACAGTGAACTAGGGGGTGGTGATGGAACattagatacaagtaatgttaTACAACATCACATGATACATATACAGTACAACAAGAATCAACAAGTACTGTAAACTAGGGGATGGTGATGGAACATTAGATACGAGTAATGTAATACAACAGCACATCATTGATGACCACTCACCATTCAAAGgtcaaactaaaaaaatgtcttgtcttgtctGTCAGGTAGTCATGTTGTCCATGTCTATGTGCAGGTCCGGTtggttatatttatttataattttcagTGTTTATTAATGTAATAGTTGATGTTTTATTAGTTAATGATTGTTTAACCTATAGTACATGTTAAACTGTGCTTTCAGAATGTACTGTATAAtgcatacacctatttaaaacATTGTCAGTGCGATCAGCGAATAGCAATtaccaaatggcagttctacgactgaaaggtgtttatgggtagtaattatttgaa contains:
- the LOC5520681 gene encoding SPRY domain-containing SOCS box protein 3 isoform X1 yields the protein MALVQSTSYEFDQLAQRRDFLARIFRPPETSEDETHSDSCSDSEFDDDQAGCEWRWHSSSGPSTALKHEGREVVFHPDYSCGTAATKGEEPLFDGGVHYWEVKMTSAVYGTDMMVGVGTKDTDLERYRSSFCSILGRDQDSWGLSYFGTFHHDGLTHDYTTKFDRGTTIGIHVDTWSGRLTFLRDDQPLGVAAEGLKGKELYPMVSSTAARTKMRLTRSTSLKHSLQYLCCEAIGKALSHPNNVHDLPLPPGVKKHLAKELNWILKVTAQPKPKEDGVWDSKRKRKC
- the LOC5520681 gene encoding SPRY domain-containing SOCS box protein 3 isoform X2, whose product is MALVQSTSYEFDQLAQRRDFLARIFRPPETSEDETHSDSCSDSEFDDDQGCEWRWHSSSGPSTALKHEGREVVFHPDYSCGTAATKGEEPLFDGGVHYWEVKMTSAVYGTDMMVGVGTKDTDLERYRSSFCSILGRDQDSWGLSYFGTFHHDGLTHDYTTKFDRGTTIGIHVDTWSGRLTFLRDDQPLGVAAEGLKGKELYPMVSSTAARTKMRLTRSTSLKHSLQYLCCEAIGKALSHPNNVHDLPLPPGVKKHLAKELNWILKVTAQPKPKEDGVWDSKRKRKC